A portion of the Edaphobacter lichenicola genome contains these proteins:
- a CDS encoding F0F1 ATP synthase subunit B family protein, whose protein sequence is MDQILNQLGGLVLGSVPTMVFFILLVTAYGFLVRRPLDRVLAERRARTSGAIEQAKRAIAAAEAETARYEEKLRKAKAEIFQLRDQRMKQWNAEREAALGLVRQHTQDRVRGAKQEIEQSAHEARLQIAGMSEELSSKILNAVLPADVRATEVVR, encoded by the coding sequence ATGGATCAGATTCTGAATCAACTCGGTGGACTTGTGCTCGGCTCCGTGCCGACGATGGTCTTTTTTATTTTGCTGGTAACAGCGTATGGATTCCTCGTTCGCAGGCCACTCGATCGTGTGTTGGCCGAACGACGTGCGCGCACCTCGGGCGCCATCGAACAGGCCAAGCGTGCGATTGCCGCGGCTGAGGCGGAGACTGCCCGGTACGAAGAGAAGCTGCGCAAGGCTAAGGCTGAGATATTTCAACTGCGCGACCAGAGGATGAAGCAGTGGAACGCCGAGCGGGAAGCGGCTCTGGGACTGGTTCGTCAGCATACGCAGGACCGGGTTCGCGGGGCGAAGCAGGAGATTGAGCAGAGCGCACACGAGGCGCGGCTGCAGATCGCAGGTATGAGCGAGGAACTCAGCTCGAAGATTCTCAATGCAGTGTTGCCGGCCGACGTTCGTGCGACGGAGGTTGTGCGGTGA
- a CDS encoding ATP synthase F0 subunit B, with protein MKISFVKRFLTVVMFAALLVVPAHSLRAQDAGSADPSIARQSTPEAQAPAKEKQEVDENDQYLHSDTVRGLGAKVGLNAEQAATAFTVLNFVVLAALLGWFLVKSLPKKFRDRSTEIQKQLVDARTATEEASARLNSVEDRLSKLDGQIAAMKAQAEKDSAHDEERIKASVEDEKQKILAAAEQEITAATALAQRQIQQYAAELAIEQAARKLVVTAETDRLLVQDFARRLTGDDTKKGQN; from the coding sequence GTGAAGATTTCATTTGTGAAGCGGTTTCTCACCGTGGTGATGTTTGCGGCGTTGCTGGTTGTTCCTGCGCACTCGCTTCGGGCTCAGGATGCGGGCTCTGCTGATCCCAGCATTGCAAGGCAGAGCACGCCTGAAGCACAGGCTCCGGCGAAGGAGAAGCAGGAAGTAGACGAGAACGACCAGTATCTGCACTCTGACACCGTGCGTGGGCTGGGGGCGAAGGTTGGCTTGAATGCGGAGCAGGCGGCTACCGCGTTTACGGTTCTGAATTTTGTCGTGCTGGCGGCGTTGCTGGGATGGTTCCTGGTAAAGAGTTTGCCTAAGAAGTTCCGCGATCGCAGCACGGAGATTCAAAAGCAGCTTGTGGATGCTCGCACGGCGACCGAAGAGGCGAGTGCGCGGTTGAACAGCGTGGAAGATCGTTTGAGCAAGCTGGACGGTCAGATTGCTGCGATGAAGGCACAGGCTGAGAAGGACTCCGCTCACGACGAAGAGCGCATCAAGGCCAGTGTGGAAGACGAGAAGCAGAAGATTCTTGCGGCGGCGGAGCAGGAGATTACGGCCGCGACCGCTTTAGCGCAGCGGCAGATTCAGCAGTATGCGGCCGAGCTGGCGATAGAACAGGCGGCGCGCAAGCTGGTGGTGACTGCCGAGACCGACAGGTTGCTGGTGCAGGACTTTGCACGGCGACTGACCGGTGATGATACGAAGAAAGGACAAAATTAA
- the atpH gene encoding ATP synthase F1 subunit delta gives MSVLSLRYARAFATVASAAHLDAAAAQQQLADFSGTFAGSQQLREILMNPSIPNEQKLKVLDAIAGRIGMFPQVRNFLAVIMDHQRLDELNEILDEYHLVADEQSNLAEAEITSARPLNEQDRVELEAQVAKLAGGRVRVTYGQDATLLGGAVVRIGSTVYDGSIRAQLQQLKQKLVNA, from the coding sequence ATGTCTGTCCTTTCGTTGCGTTATGCTCGTGCGTTTGCCACAGTGGCTTCGGCTGCCCATCTGGATGCTGCAGCAGCACAGCAGCAGTTGGCTGATTTCAGTGGGACGTTCGCTGGGAGCCAGCAGTTGCGTGAAATTTTGATGAATCCCTCGATTCCGAATGAGCAGAAGTTGAAGGTGCTCGACGCGATCGCTGGACGTATCGGGATGTTTCCGCAGGTGAGGAATTTTCTTGCGGTGATCATGGATCATCAGCGGCTTGATGAGTTGAATGAGATTTTGGATGAGTACCATCTGGTTGCGGACGAGCAGTCCAACCTGGCTGAGGCGGAGATTACCAGTGCGCGTCCGCTGAATGAGCAGGATCGCGTGGAGCTTGAGGCGCAGGTGGCGAAGCTGGCTGGAGGGCGCGTTCGCGTGACCTATGGCCAGGATGCGACGTTGTTGGGCGGCGCGGTGGTGCGGATCGGATCGACGGTCTATGACGGGTCCATTCGAGCGCAGTTGCAACAGCTGAAGCAGAAGTTAGTGAACGCATAG
- the atpA gene encoding F0F1 ATP synthase subunit alpha — translation MAQIKADEITELLRQQIENFEQRIQVDEVGTVISLGDGIARVHGLDKVMAGELIEFPHGVAGLAMNLDEDQVGAVLLGDYTEISEGDQVKRTGRIMSVPVGEAMIGRVVNALGQPIDDKGPINTDKYLPVERLAPGVIDRQSVREPMATGIKAIDTMIPIGRGQRELLIGDRQTGKTAIALDTIINSAKNNLICIYCAVGQKRSSVAQVVQTLEEHGAMAYTIVVAATASEPAPMQYLAPFAATAMGEYFRDSGKHALVIYDDLSKHAASYREISLLLRRPPGREAYPGDVFYLHSRLLERSSKVSDKLGGGSLTALPIIETQAGDVSAYIPTNVISITDGQIFLETDLFNSGVRPAVNVGLSVSRVGFSAAIKATKQVGATLKLDLAQYRELAAFSQFGSDLDKVTQQQLNRGQRLTELLKQPQFQPLTAEKQVAILFAGVNGLLDDVEVSDLRAFEDGFYPYLESAQASILTDIATKKALDDDLRARLTSAIKEYKTIFLADRKDKKETAAAK, via the coding sequence ATGGCACAGATCAAGGCGGATGAGATAACGGAGCTGCTTCGCCAGCAGATTGAGAACTTCGAGCAGCGCATCCAGGTGGATGAGGTTGGAACGGTCATCTCGCTGGGCGATGGTATTGCGCGTGTCCACGGGTTGGATAAGGTAATGGCCGGTGAGCTGATTGAGTTTCCACATGGCGTTGCGGGCCTCGCGATGAACCTGGATGAAGATCAGGTGGGCGCGGTGTTGCTCGGTGACTACACGGAGATCAGCGAAGGCGATCAGGTGAAGCGTACGGGCCGGATCATGTCTGTGCCGGTGGGCGAGGCGATGATTGGCCGCGTGGTGAATGCGCTGGGTCAGCCTATCGACGATAAGGGACCGATCAACACGGATAAGTATCTGCCGGTGGAGCGGCTTGCTCCCGGCGTTATCGATCGGCAGTCGGTGCGTGAGCCGATGGCGACTGGAATCAAGGCTATCGATACGATGATTCCGATTGGCCGTGGTCAGCGCGAACTGCTGATCGGCGACCGTCAGACCGGCAAGACCGCGATTGCGCTTGATACGATCATCAACTCGGCGAAGAACAACCTGATCTGCATCTACTGCGCGGTTGGACAGAAGCGCTCGTCGGTGGCCCAGGTGGTGCAGACGCTTGAAGAGCACGGCGCGATGGCCTACACGATTGTGGTGGCTGCGACGGCTTCTGAGCCGGCACCGATGCAGTATCTTGCTCCGTTTGCCGCGACGGCGATGGGTGAGTACTTCCGTGACAGCGGCAAGCATGCGCTGGTGATCTACGATGACCTTTCGAAGCATGCTGCCAGCTACCGTGAGATTTCGCTGCTGCTGCGCCGTCCTCCTGGGCGTGAGGCATATCCGGGCGATGTGTTTTATCTGCACTCGCGTCTGCTGGAGCGCTCGTCGAAGGTTTCGGACAAGCTGGGTGGAGGGTCGCTGACGGCTCTGCCGATCATTGAGACGCAGGCTGGCGACGTGTCGGCTTACATTCCGACCAATGTGATTTCGATTACGGATGGACAGATCTTCCTTGAGACGGACTTGTTCAACTCGGGTGTGCGTCCTGCTGTGAACGTTGGTCTGTCGGTATCGCGTGTCGGTTTCTCTGCTGCGATCAAGGCGACCAAGCAGGTAGGCGCAACGTTGAAGCTGGATCTGGCGCAGTATCGCGAGCTGGCTGCGTTCTCTCAGTTCGGTTCGGACCTGGATAAAGTGACGCAGCAGCAGCTGAACCGTGGCCAGCGTCTTACGGAGTTGCTGAAGCAGCCTCAGTTCCAGCCGCTTACTGCGGAGAAGCAGGTTGCGATTCTGTTTGCTGGTGTGAATGGTCTTCTGGACGATGTGGAAGTGAGCGATCTGCGGGCGTTTGAGGATGGATTCTATCCGTACCTCGAATCGGCGCAGGCTTCAATTCTGACTGACATCGCGACCAAGAAAGCTCTTGATGATGATCTGCGGGCTCGTCTGACTTCGGCGATCAAAGAGTACAAGACGATCTTCCTGGCGGATCGCAAGGACAAGAAAGAGACGGCTGCGGCTAAGTAA
- a CDS encoding F0F1 ATP synthase subunit gamma has translation MANVLDLRRRIRSVKNTRQITKAMKMVSAAKLRRAQDRAMQARPYAQMLINVLESLVRRTDLYNKDTGQIFHPLLIERDEKNVLVLVIAGDKGFAGGFNSNVGKAAQKFIDSRLAKGQNIDLEPIGKKAIGFYKRKFPAAQYEKTEEHYDNDLSTHYETIRHRAAQVEVSEEYPDLLLKTEFSAVAELAHSIVERYSRSEIDSVYIVYNEFKSVLLQRIVVEKLLPIEKLGAPSVVAEQIPTEEEREAAVKAAQSEGISVHVPEQSEMEEEAKKFGTADVDYIFDQTPEELFSHLMPRYVTTQIFHALLESTAAEHAARMTATDAATKNAGDLIDSLSLTMNRLRQAAITKEIIEIVSGAAAL, from the coding sequence ATGGCAAACGTACTCGATTTACGGCGTCGCATCCGCAGTGTGAAGAACACGCGGCAGATTACGAAGGCCATGAAGATGGTTTCGGCGGCTAAGCTGCGCCGTGCGCAGGATCGCGCGATGCAGGCACGGCCTTATGCGCAGATGCTGATCAACGTGCTGGAGTCGCTGGTTCGCCGCACGGATCTTTACAACAAGGATACGGGCCAGATCTTTCATCCGTTGCTGATTGAGCGGGATGAGAAGAACGTCCTGGTGCTTGTGATCGCAGGCGATAAGGGTTTCGCCGGTGGATTCAACTCCAATGTTGGCAAGGCTGCGCAGAAGTTCATCGATAGCCGGCTTGCGAAGGGGCAGAACATCGATCTGGAGCCGATCGGTAAGAAGGCGATTGGTTTTTACAAGAGAAAGTTTCCCGCGGCACAGTACGAGAAGACTGAAGAGCACTACGACAACGATCTTTCGACTCACTATGAGACGATTCGGCATCGAGCGGCGCAGGTCGAGGTGTCGGAGGAGTATCCCGATCTTCTTTTGAAGACGGAGTTCAGCGCAGTTGCGGAGCTTGCGCACTCCATCGTGGAGCGGTATAGCCGATCGGAGATCGACTCGGTTTATATCGTCTACAACGAGTTCAAATCGGTTCTGTTGCAGAGGATTGTGGTTGAGAAGCTTCTGCCGATTGAGAAGCTTGGAGCACCGAGTGTTGTGGCGGAGCAGATTCCGACGGAAGAAGAGCGCGAAGCTGCAGTGAAAGCGGCGCAGTCGGAGGGCATCAGTGTGCATGTGCCCGAGCAGAGCGAGATGGAGGAGGAGGCCAAGAAGTTTGGCACGGCGGATGTCGATTACATCTTCGACCAGACGCCGGAAGAGCTCTTCAGCCACCTGATGCCGCGGTATGTGACGACGCAGATCTTCCATGCACTGCTGGAATCGACTGCCGCTGAGCACGCGGCGCGCATGACGGCGACCGATGCCGCTACGAAGAACGCAGGCGACCTGATCGACAGCCTGAGCCTTACCATGAACCGTCTGAGGCAGGCGGCGATTACGAAGGAAATTATTGAGATTGTGAGTGGCGCGGCTGCCCTGTAA
- the atpD gene encoding F0F1 ATP synthase subunit beta, whose amino-acid sequence MAENIGRVISISGPAVDIQFEESHMPAIFQAIRIVSEGFVVPTPLDVVVEVQQHLGEGRVRCIAMVATEGMVRGMKAIDTGAGIMVPVGRETLGRVLNVLGEPVDELGPVNAKVHLPIHRQAPAFDEQSTSEEMFETGIKVIDLIQPFLKGGKIGLFGGAGVGKTVIIQELINNVASQHGGFSVFAGVGERTREGNDLWMEFQESGVIDLKDLPKSKATLVYGQMTEPPGARLRVALTGLTVAEHFRDEEGADTLLFIDNIFRFTQAGSEVSTLLGRMPSAVGYQPNLATEMGELQERITSTKKGSITSVQAVYVPADDLTDPAPATTFAHLDATTVLSRPLSELGIYPAVDPLASTSRILSPRVVGQEHYDVAQGVKKILQRYKDLQDIIAILGIDELSEEDKITVARARKVQRFLSQPFHVAEIFTGIPGAYVKVADTVRSFKEIIEGKHDDIPEQAFYLKGGIEDVKAAAEKMKQTA is encoded by the coding sequence ATGGCAGAGAATATTGGAAGAGTAATTTCGATCAGCGGACCAGCCGTTGACATTCAATTCGAAGAGTCGCATATGCCGGCTATCTTTCAGGCGATTCGCATCGTCAGCGAAGGCTTCGTCGTTCCCACCCCGCTTGACGTCGTCGTTGAGGTGCAGCAGCATCTTGGCGAGGGCCGCGTGCGCTGCATCGCGATGGTTGCGACCGAGGGCATGGTTCGCGGGATGAAGGCGATCGATACGGGCGCGGGCATCATGGTGCCGGTGGGTCGCGAGACGCTGGGCCGCGTGCTGAATGTGCTTGGCGAACCAGTGGACGAGCTTGGTCCGGTCAATGCGAAGGTGCATCTACCGATTCACCGGCAGGCTCCTGCGTTCGATGAGCAGTCGACCAGCGAAGAGATGTTCGAGACGGGCATCAAGGTCATCGACCTGATCCAGCCGTTCTTGAAGGGTGGAAAGATCGGTCTGTTTGGCGGCGCGGGAGTGGGCAAGACCGTCATCATTCAAGAGCTGATCAATAACGTTGCTAGCCAGCACGGAGGATTTTCGGTGTTCGCCGGTGTCGGTGAGCGCACTCGTGAGGGCAACGACCTCTGGATGGAGTTCCAGGAGTCGGGCGTTATCGATTTGAAGGATCTGCCGAAGAGCAAAGCGACGCTTGTGTATGGACAGATGACCGAGCCGCCAGGGGCGCGTCTTCGTGTGGCGCTGACCGGCCTTACTGTCGCGGAACACTTCCGTGACGAAGAGGGCGCGGACACGCTGCTCTTTATCGACAATATCTTCCGGTTTACGCAGGCTGGTTCTGAGGTTTCGACGCTGCTTGGCCGTATGCCTTCGGCTGTGGGCTATCAGCCGAACCTTGCGACCGAGATGGGTGAGTTGCAGGAGCGCATCACGTCGACGAAGAAGGGCTCGATCACCTCGGTGCAGGCTGTGTACGTGCCTGCCGACGACTTGACTGACCCGGCTCCGGCGACGACCTTTGCTCACCTTGACGCAACCACTGTATTGTCGCGTCCGCTGTCTGAGCTTGGTATTTATCCGGCTGTGGATCCGCTGGCTTCGACGTCGCGTATTCTTTCGCCTCGCGTGGTTGGGCAGGAGCACTACGACGTAGCGCAGGGCGTGAAGAAGATTCTGCAGCGCTACAAGGATTTGCAGGACATCATCGCGATTCTCGGTATCGACGAGCTCTCGGAAGAGGACAAGATCACCGTGGCGCGTGCGCGTAAGGTGCAGCGGTTCCTGTCGCAGCCGTTCCACGTGGCCGAGATCTTTACCGGTATTCCTGGCGCTTACGTGAAGGTTGCCGATACGGTTCGCAGCTTCAAGGAGATTATCGAAGGCAAGCACGACGATATTCCGGAGCAGGCCTTCTACCTGAAGGGCGGAATTGAAGACGTGAAGGCTGCTGCAGAGAAGATGAAGCAGACGGCATAG
- the atpC gene encoding ATP synthase F1 subunit epsilon, translating to MAETTSNSGLLAVRLVTPDRVLLDATAESVELPSMSGYLEALYGAAPLLAELGAGEVRLHGGSSGDQKFFVAWGFVEVLPQRVTILAETAMPPNEIDRAEAQKQLQEGDKLWHEAGDDGAKYDEANAITREAEEKIASAEGKS from the coding sequence ATGGCAGAGACGACGAGCAATTCGGGGTTGTTAGCGGTTCGGCTGGTTACGCCGGACCGTGTTCTGCTGGACGCGACGGCGGAGTCGGTCGAGCTGCCGTCGATGTCGGGGTATCTGGAGGCTCTGTATGGAGCTGCGCCGCTGCTCGCGGAGCTTGGTGCGGGTGAGGTGCGGTTGCATGGGGGTAGCTCGGGCGATCAGAAGTTCTTTGTTGCCTGGGGTTTTGTTGAGGTGCTTCCGCAGCGTGTGACGATTCTGGCAGAGACTGCGATGCCTCCGAATGAGATCGACCGCGCTGAGGCCCAGAAACAGCTTCAGGAGGGCGACAAGCTCTGGCATGAGGCTGGCGACGATGGCGCGAAGTATGACGAGGCCAATGCCATCACACGTGAGGCCGAAGAGAAGATTGCTTCTGCGGAAGGAAAGAGCTAG
- the aroE gene encoding shikimate dehydrogenase, which produces MPSVSPQFLRSRIGKVCVAIIGATPAEMLEKATAVVKETPFLEFRLDYLEKPLLALPKLKHFISENTAATAIATCRRAANGGKFSGNLAAEMEILSKAATSGFHIVDLELESAESLKKGELQKLRDTGVALIISHHDFAATKDLDGIYKRIEPLQPDFIKIVPTAKTLTDNLTLMRFIERMNEHSNIVGVCMGDAGIISRVLGLRAGSAFTFAAATAGEETAPGQIAARTLIETYRIDQVDAATKVYGVAGNPIRSSLSPIMMNTAFRRETVNAVYLALQATKLSDLLKLVHEIPIQGLSVTMPLKQEIMAHLEKTDPLSAKIGACNTVLRAQDGKLYGFNTDVAGITGPLEKRMSLRGAKALVLGAGGAARAAVFGLRDKGADVFILNRTAETGQKLAKQSGSKTIKKDALAKTLFDVIINATPIGMAGIKGAPLLEAKDLNTKLVFDLVYNPLETPLLRLARQQNIPIITGIEMFVQQGARQFEIWTGKPAPEEEMLRVVIHSLRQQAESATEAPAPATKTKKAS; this is translated from the coding sequence GTGCCCAGCGTAAGCCCCCAATTTCTTCGTTCCCGTATCGGCAAAGTCTGTGTCGCCATCATTGGCGCAACCCCTGCCGAGATGCTTGAAAAAGCTACCGCCGTCGTCAAAGAGACGCCCTTCCTCGAGTTCCGGCTCGACTACCTCGAAAAGCCACTGCTTGCTCTGCCCAAGCTGAAGCATTTCATCAGCGAAAACACCGCTGCGACTGCCATCGCCACCTGCCGCCGCGCAGCCAACGGCGGCAAGTTCTCCGGTAACCTCGCCGCCGAGATGGAGATTCTCTCCAAGGCCGCAACCTCCGGCTTCCACATCGTCGACCTCGAGCTCGAATCCGCCGAAAGCCTCAAAAAGGGCGAGCTCCAGAAGCTCCGCGACACCGGCGTGGCTCTCATCATCAGCCATCACGACTTCGCCGCCACCAAAGACCTCGACGGAATCTACAAGCGCATCGAGCCCCTCCAGCCCGACTTCATCAAGATCGTCCCCACGGCCAAGACCCTCACCGACAACCTCACCCTCATGCGCTTCATCGAGCGCATGAACGAGCACTCCAACATCGTCGGCGTCTGTATGGGCGACGCAGGCATCATCTCGCGCGTCCTCGGCCTCCGCGCCGGCAGTGCATTCACCTTCGCCGCAGCCACGGCAGGCGAGGAGACCGCGCCCGGACAGATCGCAGCCCGCACGCTCATCGAAACCTACCGCATCGATCAGGTAGACGCCGCCACCAAGGTCTACGGCGTCGCTGGCAACCCCATCCGCAGCTCGCTCTCCCCTATCATGATGAACACTGCCTTCCGTCGCGAGACCGTCAACGCCGTCTATCTCGCGCTCCAGGCCACCAAGCTCTCCGACCTCCTCAAGCTCGTCCACGAGATCCCCATTCAGGGCCTCAGCGTCACCATGCCGCTCAAGCAGGAGATCATGGCGCACCTCGAGAAGACCGATCCCCTCTCGGCGAAGATCGGCGCCTGCAACACGGTTCTTCGCGCGCAAGACGGCAAGCTCTATGGCTTCAACACCGACGTCGCCGGCATCACCGGCCCGCTCGAAAAGCGCATGTCGCTCCGTGGCGCAAAAGCCCTCGTCCTCGGTGCCGGCGGCGCTGCACGAGCCGCAGTCTTCGGTCTTCGCGACAAAGGAGCGGATGTCTTCATCCTCAACCGCACCGCCGAAACCGGCCAGAAGCTCGCCAAGCAGTCCGGCTCGAAGACCATCAAGAAGGACGCACTCGCCAAGACGCTGTTCGACGTCATCATCAACGCGACCCCCATCGGCATGGCCGGCATCAAGGGCGCGCCTCTGCTCGAAGCCAAGGACCTCAACACCAAGCTGGTCTTCGATCTGGTCTATAACCCACTCGAAACCCCGCTCCTCCGTCTCGCCCGTCAGCAGAACATTCCCATCATCACCGGCATCGAGATGTTCGTTCAGCAGGGCGCCCGTCAGTTCGAGATCTGGACCGGAAAGCCAGCTCCCGAAGAAGAGATGCTGCGAGTCGTCATCCACTCCCTGCGCCAGCAGGCCGAGTCCGCGACCGAGGCCCCAGCGCCCGCAACCAAGACCAAAAAAGCCTCATAG
- the pgeF gene encoding peptidoglycan editing factor PgeF has protein sequence MGDEVSVVRVPGWQRFEWLRHGFSTRAGGVSTAYGERSLNLGWTKDVEVALVAENRRRFVNAIGGADRMRLVGVRQIHSDTVWMVGEGDGALEGRLQTAEGKAVLEGDGLITDVPGVLIGVGTADCVPVLVVDGKKKVVGAFHAGWRGTVAGIVEQGVARMVSEYGSRVEDLEAAVGPSIGACCYAVGHEVHKKFGARFRYAEELFRVGDEEDLTTWYLDLWEANRRQLLDSGLKEEQITVIGECTACVEDGSGAMKYFSHRGEMGVAGRMLNVVGVAR, from the coding sequence GTGGGTGATGAGGTTTCAGTGGTGCGGGTTCCGGGTTGGCAGCGGTTTGAGTGGTTGCGACATGGGTTTAGTACGAGGGCTGGAGGGGTTTCCACTGCTTATGGGGAGAGATCGCTGAATCTGGGGTGGACGAAGGACGTCGAAGTCGCTTTGGTTGCGGAGAATCGACGGCGGTTTGTGAATGCGATTGGCGGCGCGGACAGGATGAGGCTGGTTGGGGTTCGGCAGATTCACTCCGATACGGTTTGGATGGTGGGGGAGGGGGATGGCGCTCTTGAGGGGAGGTTGCAGACTGCGGAAGGGAAGGCCGTGCTGGAAGGGGATGGCCTGATAACAGATGTTCCTGGGGTGTTGATAGGGGTTGGAACTGCGGATTGCGTTCCGGTGCTGGTGGTGGATGGAAAGAAGAAGGTGGTGGGGGCGTTTCATGCGGGGTGGAGGGGGACGGTGGCCGGAATCGTCGAGCAGGGCGTTGCGAGGATGGTAAGTGAGTATGGATCGCGGGTGGAGGATCTGGAGGCGGCGGTGGGGCCGAGCATCGGAGCTTGCTGCTATGCAGTGGGACACGAGGTACACAAGAAGTTTGGAGCACGGTTTCGGTATGCGGAGGAGCTCTTTCGTGTGGGGGACGAGGAGGATTTAACGACGTGGTATCTGGATCTTTGGGAGGCGAATCGGCGGCAGTTGTTGGATTCTGGTCTCAAGGAAGAGCAGATCACGGTGATTGGGGAGTGTACCGCTTGTGTGGAGGATGGGAGTGGGGCGATGAAGTACTTTTCGCATCGAGGAGAGATGGGTGTGGCCGGACGGATGCTTAATGTGGTGGGAGTGGCTCGGTAA